Genomic segment of Bacteroidota bacterium:
TATGGGTGAATTATTAAAACAACCCGCATTTGGTAGTTTGGAATCGTCGCAAATAGATAGATATATATCCTTATACTGGGGTAGCCTGATGATTGGCCGCTGGACAGGTGCCATCGGTGCTTTTAATCTTTCTAAAACTGTAAGAAAAATACTCACTGTTATTATACCTTTTATCGCATTTGCTATTATACTTTTTGTAAACAATTTAAAAGGGAATGAAGTAGCAGATTTATATATATATGCAATTGCGGTTTCAGTTTTGGTAATCGGATTTTTAATGGCGAACGAAAAACCTGCACGCACTTTAATGATATTTGGTATTATAGGAATGGTTGCTATGCTAACGGGTTTATTTGCTACCGGACAAACAGCTTTATTCGCATTTGTGAGTGGCGGACTTTGCTGCTCCATTATGTGGCCCTGTATATTTGCGATGTCTATTACAGGCTTGGGAAAGCATACCGGACAAGGTGCCGCATTTTTAATTATGATGATTTTAGGCGGTGCTATTATACCGCCATTGCAAGGAAAATTGGCTGATGAGTTTGGTATATTAACGTCGTATTGGTTGCCCGTATTATGCTTTGCGTATTTAGCATTCTTCGCTTTTAAAGTAAAGAGTATATTAACAAAACAAAACTTAAATCCAGACAAATAAATCATTTACATTTTATAGTTAATATTTGTATTTTTCAAAAATATATAATTGTAAAATAGGCCATCTATAATAACAATTCGAAACTCAAATAAATACAGATGAAACAATATAATGTAATAGGGATCATGTCGGGCACTTCAATGGATGGAGTTGACTTGGCTTATGTTGAATTTACAGAAGACAATGGCAAATGGAGTTATATACTCAAACATGCTGACACCGTTGACTACGAAGAAATGTGGCGGGTGCGTTTGTCGAAATTAAATAGACAAGAGGGAACTATTATAGCCAAAACAAATGTATTTTATGGAAAATATTTGGGTCATCTCGTTGCTGATTTTGTGGTGAAGTATCATATAAATCCACACTTCGTTTCTTCCCATGGGCACACCTTGTATCATGCACCAGCCGAAGGATATACTTTACAAATTGGTGACGGTGCAACTATTACTGCCAACTGTGGTTTGCCTGTAATCAGCGATTTTCGACAAGGCGATGTAGCCCTTGGTGGGCAAGGAGCTCCACTTGTTCCTATTGGCGATATGTTATTATTTTCTGAATACCAATATTGTTTAAATTTAGGTGGTATTGCAAATATAAGTGGTCAACATAATGGTACAACTATAGCTTATGATGTTTGTCCCTGTAATATAGCCTTCAACCGCATTGCTCGCAATAATGGTTTATTATATGATACAGGTGGACAAATTGCTGCTGCAGGACAAGTGAACGAAGATTTATTAAATGTGCTTAATAGCGTAGATTATTATAAAAACCCGGGTCCTAAAAGTTTGGGACGAGAGTGGATTAATAATGATTTCTGGCATCTCACCAAAGAATTTAATTTAAGCAGCGAAGATAAAATGTGTACTTTAGTTGAACATGTAGCTATACAAATTTCGAAAGCATTATATGAAATGGTGGATGGCGAAGAAGAAAAATTGGCTAGCCAAAAAGTATTGGTAACAGGTGGTGGAGCATTCAATCATTATTTAATGGAGCGTTTAAAAGCACAAACATCTGCACAAATTATTATACCCGACGAGCAAACTATTAATTATAAAGAAGCATTAATTTTTGCATTCTTAGGTGTGTTACGTTTCCGTAATGAGAATAATATACTAAGCTCGGTAACGGGTGCTATGAGCGATTCTTGCGGCGGAGCGATGTGGGGGAAATTTCCAATGGTTATAGGTTAGTTATTCCCGCCGCGGCAGGGTTGTACCGAAACTCAATATATAATAGTCCAAAAGAAAGGGACTAATCCCCCGGATCCCGATAATTATCGGGATTAAGCGGGGCTTTCGGGATGTAGTTCGGTATAACATTCTACAAACTAATCCGCCATAGACGGAGAACTATTTTATTTTAACAATTGGTATATTTTATCTACGAATTTAAAATCTACTTCCTATTGAAAGACTCTTCGCTTGAAGCGTCGCTCAGAATGACGTTTAGAAAACATTAATCTACATCCCCAAAGTACTTAACCTGATATATTTCCTATTGGTAGGATTCAGTTTGCTCAAGTCTAAAATAAAGGATATTTTTTTGGCAAACAGTCCTATTTTACTGGTATTGGGGAAATTGGTGTCGAATGCTGTATTGATGGATTGACTATTGAGCAAAGGGAAATAAATGATAAAAGATCGACTGAAAAATGGCAATGACAATCCAAAAGAATACAATGAGGTAGGTGTATATATAGGAATATTGGGACTGCTACTATTATAACTTACACTATTATACAAACTAAAATCTCCATACACCATAAAAGGAATTTTACCAGGCAATGGCAGTTCAAAATTGACTGCTGTAAGCCATTTATCACTATTGCCCATGCTCAGGGGAATATGTATATTTCCATCGCGTGTTAATACTTGATGCGTGAATACATGGTTATCTAAAGTTTGTCCATTTCGAGCTGGCATCAATTGGTCATACGTAAAATCTTGATATCCTTGATTGCCTGTAGGGAAAAAGCTTGCTCGGCCTTGCAGCGTAGTAGTGCCTTTCATGACGCCACCAAAAAACCTATAATACATTTTCTTTTTGATGCTGAAATTAAAATGCCCTACAACTGTTGCTTGCAACCGATTTACATTCCCCCTCAATGATTTTATATTATAGTTTACTGGATTTAATTTGCTATTATCTTTTGAGTTAAATTCTAGATAGGTGTATGTGGTAAAATTTGTTTGTGCAGATTGCCTTTGTAAATTTTTTCCAGTTTCACTTATACCCAATATACCAAATTTGAGATTATTATCACGAAAACTTCTGGGATTTTTTTTGGCCAATAATAAATTTATATATAAGTCGGAGCGGCTATAAAAAGTAAGGGTATCGTCATGAATAAAATTTTTGTAATTACTACTGGCGAAACGGCGAAAATTAATACCCACTTCTACCATATTAATTTTCCTATTTTTGGTTTTGATAAACTTAGTAATATCACCCAACCCTTCTATTCTATTACTTCTGAAACCATACATAGGCACAAAAGTAAATTGCAAGCTACGCAGCGGAACAATCTCATTGCTCAACATACAGCCAAGCATAAAGCCATCATACTTATTAGCGGCAATAATAGGAGCAACGTATAAATTAGCATCGGTGCTTTTTCCTATACCAATCATTTTTATATGAAATGGTTCAGCCTTCTTTAATAGGAAACTATTTTTTATATAATTATTTCTGAGATTGGTTTCTATCATGTAATGTCCTGTATCAATCTTCACCCACTTCCAGTCCTTACAAGGCACTTCAAACGTTTTCTTGCCCTTAAATCCTTCAAATTTATACGAAGATTCTTCTCCCGTTTTGCCTTTCGTATTTAAAAAAACAGGGCTTTCCACCCCTCCTTTATTTTTTACAGTTATATATAATATATCATTCTTTTGTTTGGCTTTTATCAATTTGTAATCCACAGTTTTGGTAGTTCCAATAAGTATATCAAAAAACCAATCCAATTTTTTACCACTCACGGTTTCAAACACCTCACGTATATCTCCAGGTAATGGATGTCTAAATTTCCAAGTATCATAATAGGTCAACATACATTTATCCATAATATCATTGCCCAAATATTCTCGCAGATAATTAAAAGCTAATGCGGTTTTGCCATATACAATACCTCCATAATTTGCATCGGAATATAAGGCTGCGTGGCCTTCAATCGGCTGATCGAGGTTTGCAAATTGCTGCATTTGATACAATATATAATGTTGGTCCATATCATTAATTTCTTTTGTATTCACATAAGTTTTTGCGGCGTTATTATTATCAGTTCTGTTCTTATACCAATCTTCATAAAACGAATTTATTCCCTCATCCATCCATGGGTGTTGGCGTTCGTTACTTCCCAATATTCCATAAAACCAATTATGTCCCACTTCATGTTCTATAGTAGTTGCATCAAGTCCGGGCATTACAGTTATCGTAGGATACTCCATACCACCACCAGCCAATAAAGGACCTTGCACCACGGTAACCACATCATAAGGATATTCGCCCACATGGCTTCCTAAAAATTCGAGTGTGTTTTTCATCGTTGTAAGAGCTTGTGAATAAGTACTTACTTTTGACTTGCCGGCTCTTCCTTTTATATAGTATACTTTGCTCACTACTTTTCTTCCACTTTTTAATATAATATCTTCGCTCACGATTCCAAAATCGGGATTGGCAAACCAAGCAAAATCATGCACTTGCGTTTGTTTATATATAGTGGTGGTTGTACTATCTGCATTATCTATTTTGCTTTGTTCATTTCCTGTTGCAGCAACTATATATTTTTTAGGTACCGTAATTTTTACGTTAAAAGTTCCGAACTCGCTATAAAATTCACCTTGGTCTAAATAAGGCATGGCATTCCATCCATTGGCATCGTATACCGCAGGTTTTGGATACCATTGTGTAATATTAAAATTATAGTTTCCTCTTTCTTTATCATAACCCCAACCCATGCGTGAAAATACTTTGGGAATTTGTACACGAAAAGGTGTTTCAATAGTACACACATCGCCAGGAGCAAGCGGCATAGGTAAAATTAATTGTATAATATCTATACTTGTCGCTCTATCGGTAGCAGATGTTCCTTTAGCTGTAATGCCAACTTTTATCTCAATTCCATTCACATAAAAAATTAATGAATCTATATAACCTTTGCAACTATCTGCTGCAAAATGAAAATCGAGACTACCATTTTCTACTTGTTGCTTGGCAAATGGGGTCTCATTGTTTTTATAAGCATTGGGCCAGAGATGAATGTAAATTTCACGCAATGTTTCAGGTGAATTATTCTTATAGGTCATTTTAATTTTGCCATTCAACTGCCGTTTCACATCGTCGAGTTTTACTTCAATATCGTAGTCGCACTGCTGCTGCCAAGTGCTTTGCTTACTAGCTTGCTGGGCATGTGAAGGTAAGTTGTTGAAAAAAACAAGGCCAAAAAGGGTGAAGAAAGTACCAATTGT
This window contains:
- a CDS encoding anhydro-N-acetylmuramic acid kinase, yielding MKQYNVIGIMSGTSMDGVDLAYVEFTEDNGKWSYILKHADTVDYEEMWRVRLSKLNRQEGTIIAKTNVFYGKYLGHLVADFVVKYHINPHFVSSHGHTLYHAPAEGYTLQIGDGATITANCGLPVISDFRQGDVALGGQGAPLVPIGDMLLFSEYQYCLNLGGIANISGQHNGTTIAYDVCPCNIAFNRIARNNGLLYDTGGQIAAAGQVNEDLLNVLNSVDYYKNPGPKSLGREWINNDFWHLTKEFNLSSEDKMCTLVEHVAIQISKALYEMVDGEEEKLASQKVLVTGGGAFNHYLMERLKAQTSAQIIIPDEQTINYKEALIFAFLGVLRFRNENNILSSVTGAMSDSCGGAMWGKFPMVIG
- a CDS encoding MFS transporter, with the translated sequence IIGLLISVAGALLMLPAVELGSFPFILTSFFVIGLGFSLQQIAAQPFVVALGTPQSGSHRLNLAGGINSVGTLLGPIIVSIILFGSVSGTAASNVSPSAIKELYIILTGVFLLAAILLAIAKLPHVTSEEAFEPGMGALKFPQMKWGMLAIFTYVGVEVTIQSNMGELLKQPAFGSLESSQIDRYISLYWGSLMIGRWTGAIGAFNLSKTVRKILTVIIPFIAFAIILFVNNLKGNEVADLYIYAIAVSVLVIGFLMANEKPARTLMIFGIIGMVAMLTGLFATGQTALFAFVSGGLCCSIMWPCIFAMSITGLGKHTGQGAAFLIMMILGGAIIPPLQGKLADEFGILTSYWLPVLCFAYLAFFAFKVKSILTKQNLNPDK
- a CDS encoding M1 family metallopeptidase, coding for MMQMLFKLRTIGTFFTLFGLVFFNNLPSHAQQASKQSTWQQQCDYDIEVKLDDVKRQLNGKIKMTYKNNSPETLREIYIHLWPNAYKNNETPFAKQQVENGSLDFHFAADSCKGYIDSLIFYVNGIEIKVGITAKGTSATDRATSIDIIQLILPMPLAPGDVCTIETPFRVQIPKVFSRMGWGYDKERGNYNFNITQWYPKPAVYDANGWNAMPYLDQGEFYSEFGTFNVKITVPKKYIVAATGNEQSKIDNADSTTTTIYKQTQVHDFAWFANPDFGIVSEDIILKSGRKVVSKVYYIKGRAGKSKVSTYSQALTTMKNTLEFLGSHVGEYPYDVVTVVQGPLLAGGGMEYPTITVMPGLDATTIEHEVGHNWFYGILGSNERQHPWMDEGINSFYEDWYKNRTDNNNAAKTYVNTKEINDMDQHYILYQMQQFANLDQPIEGHAALYSDANYGGIVYGKTALAFNYLREYLGNDIMDKCMLTYYDTWKFRHPLPGDIREVFETVSGKKLDWFFDILIGTTKTVDYKLIKAKQKNDILYITVKNKGGVESPVFLNTKGKTGEESSYKFEGFKGKKTFEVPCKDWKWVKIDTGHYMIETNLRNNYIKNSFLLKKAEPFHIKMIGIGKSTDANLYVAPIIAANKYDGFMLGCMLSNEIVPLRSLQFTFVPMYGFRSNRIEGLGDITKFIKTKNRKINMVEVGINFRRFASSNYKNFIHDDTLTFYSRSDLYINLLLAKKNPRSFRDNNLKFGILGISETGKNLQRQSAQTNFTTYTYLEFNSKDNSKLNPVNYNIKSLRGNVNRLQATVVGHFNFSIKKKMYYRFFGGVMKGTTTLQGRASFFPTGNQGYQDFTYDQLMPARNGQTLDNHVFTHQVLTRDGNIHIPLSMGNSDKWLTAVNFELPLPGKIPFMVYGDFSLYNSVSYNSSSPNIPIYTPTSLYSFGLSLPFFSRSFIIYFPLLNSQSINTAFDTNFPNTSKIGLFAKKISFILDLSKLNPTNRKYIRLSTLGM